Genomic DNA from Coffea arabica cultivar ET-39 chromosome 7e, Coffea Arabica ET-39 HiFi, whole genome shotgun sequence:
AATATGCTTAAAAAACTGCTTTTGGTTCATTGAAATGCTGGTAACATAGTATTAATTTGGTATTATTCAAAATTCCTCTCTAGAATAGGGGTATATAGTAACGGATTTTGCTTCTTTCGTCGCTAATCAATTATGCCAATTGACCTATCAGACAATTGAGTAATCGGTACCATGAATCTTTAGGCCCCCGACTTGAATTATTCACAGTGCAGAGGCATTTTGGGAACCGTACCAACATTTTGTGAGCTTTTTCGTACCCATTTTTTCCCCCTTAACCAGTTTCATTGTAGTTTAGAGATGACCCAATTTTTCCCCTTACCAGTTTCATTGATGGCTAGATGCCTAGAAATGGTGTTTTATGCCACAAGGATATATTTAACCATCAATACCATGCGGTCAATCGTCAGATGAGGCAAGGAAATGCTATGGTTTGAATTCTACAATCACCATAAGATAAACTAGTAAGTGGGTATGTGTTTTCGTAAAAACCCATGCAGTATTTGTTTGCAGTTCAGGAATGGctttcagaaattttttttttcgttcttctattttttccttttttcgtcTTTTTTCCCTCCTTCACCAACAGGTCCATCAACCCATAAACTAACATTAACCATCACTTCTGCCGCCACTTCCGGGCACAGTTGTTGAACTTCGAGGTCGGCTGTTCCACCATCAGCTGTTTAAGTCCACCGCCACACATGATTCAAACCGAATTTTTAGTAGATTCGCGTTTATCATTTCAATGGTATAGAAGGTCGAACAAAGCCAGGAGATCTCCACAGCAATGAACGTTGAAATACCACAAGAAACAAAACAGTTTCCTCCATCTTCATGCCCGAAACAAAGTACATAAATTTAGAATCCTTAATTTTCCACAAAGCCAGATCAAATCTATCAATTCATTTTGATACTGAACCTTGCCAGAAGCATAAAAATCGCAAATCATTCACCATCAACAGATTTTTCTGCACGTAGAGCTTGTTGCCTCTGCCTCCATTGGCACAAACAGCCGCCATTGGAGGGAGTACTTGGGAGCCAATACATGCAAagccattgaaaaaaaaaaaagatgaaagagCGAGGGAAGGgggagagagggagggaggaaAGTGAAAAGTTAATATCCTGAGCGGAGGAGATAGTCGACAGTCAAGGAGGGAAGAGGAGAGAAGTTGAGGAGCGGGGAGTGAGTTATCATACAAGATTCTatgatagtttttttttcctattctcTTTtacaataaaataagaataagtgGATAAATCCATGAAATTGACCTATCACGCCCATTGGCCGAAGACAAACTAGACATATGGGTTTGATTGAACTTGAAACCCATTGATGTACCTAAAGCCCACCTaccaaaaatcctttttaagtACTATTTGTTTGTATTTATTTACAAGACTAATGGTTCGAATAATTTCCATGTTTCCATGTAGCGCAGTAGCTGTAAGCGAGAATTTCCAGGGACCCCCCAACGAAGATACAAAAGCCACACTTAGAGAGTAACAATTACTACACTTGCAGGCATAGGAACGCAATATTCATCATGCCGATCAGAATTACAAAGCATCAAACCTACATTATGCTCCAGTTCGCACACAAATGCCGCAttttaagttaaaaaaattaatcactTGTGCATGAGAATGTTATACTTGTCACCCTTGTCTGAACCTTAAAAATCAAATCAGCATCACACTCAAGTTTTTGCACACCGTTTCCAGGAACAAACTTGCAAAAGCAAGTCACCATGTCCTCAAATTTAAAAGTAAATTCGTTTAGCATTAAACAGCTAGAAGATTCACTACATAATTACGCATCTGGTAAGTCGGCATCAGATTCTTTTGCCTTCTATTGCTTGCATCAATTAGCAGCACATACTAGACTATAATGTAAATGAATACAGCTGGATGTAATACAATTAAACGAGCAACTCGACGAAGCCAAGCAACCTAAACAAgcgaaattttcaaatatcaaagttttcttgaaatattcTAAATCGAGAGGCACCCCCATCCTATAATTCTTAACTAGTCTACGTTACCAAGACAATGCTGCCTCAACTTTTTACAAACAATAAGGATTCTCGAAGGCCACTCCTTACATGAATATAAGCATCACAAGggaaatagcaattcaaacctAACCATATTTGCTTTTACAACAATCCCAACTTCCAACTAAGGAAAAAAGTCAAACATCCAACTCAACAGGACAGCTAATAATTTCGTATCAAAGACAAAGCTTATAGCAAACCAAACTTCAAAATCATAGCAACTTTTTCCATCTCTATTTTCCTAGCTACACATTCTGCAAATTTCTCACATTTTATTCTATTACAAATaagataaagtgaaatttttattgTAACCATTTCATCTCGGATATAACTCCATACATAACCCGGAATAAACCATAACCATGGCCAAACACGCACCAACCAGCACAAATCAACAGCTAGAAAGCTAATTTAAAACGACAAATCCAAACTAGCAAACATTCaaatgaactaaaattaaaGGATCCAACTATCAGCATTTGATTAAAGCAAAAATGATATAATAAGCCCAGCAACAAAATTCCATGCCTTAAAATCCCTAATCACCAAAAGAGTACGCACTTATCATAACATCTCTTCCTCTTACTCTCCCAATATCTAAAACGTAACAGCAAAACAAAATGTACCAAAACGACAACATATGATCAAATTTAATCAACACTCTGCATAATATCCTCAGCAGTGAACTTAGTACCCTTATCCTTATCAGCGGCAGCCCGACCCTTAGCCTTACGCTCAAGGAGAGACTTGCGGTCCTTGTCGAGGCGGAGCTTAGTGATGACGACGTTGGATGGATGGATGCCGACGTTAACGGTGGAGCCGTTCACTTTCTCACGAGTGATGCGTTCGATGTGGATCACCCATTTCTTGCGGTAGACTTGGACGACTTTACCTTCGCGGCCTCTGTAGGTTCCACGCACCACCTGAACCTCGTCGTCTTTGCGAACCGGCATGGACCGGACGTTGTACTTGGTCCTCAGGTCAGTTGACAGCGCTGCGCTCATCAACACCCGGCGCACGCTGGATGGAGCAGTGAAATGGGCCTTCCGGCTCTTGCGGCGGGAGGACGAGACTCTAGGGTTGtacttcattttctacttcttcGCCGCCGACGAATGATTTCGCTTCCCTAATCTGCTCCGAGATGCTGTGTTGAGTGCGGCAACTAGAGGATGCTTAGCTagggtttttggaatatatAGTGGATCTAAAGAGGAAATTGGCAATTTGGTCCCTCACGTTTTCGAGAtttcgagaaaaaaaaaaaaacttttttaatcCCTGATGtttaaaatcaatcaaaatagTCCTCGGATATAAAAGTTTTGTCCATTTGGTCCCAAAACTCATTTTTGCtcaatttttcaatcaaaaaatgcATGGCCACCTTATCTGTTCCTAATTACTGAGGCAAAAtggaaataaaattttttttcttggaaaaaaaagacaaatgATCACACCTCCCCCCTCCCCAATTTTCAGACACTAAAAgcctatttctaattttaagTGACAAACCCTTATTTTCAATAACAAAATTTCAGCAAATGCACATTCACAAAAATGTAATGAAGAAAAAGGCATAGGGATCAAACTGAAAAAAAGTAAAACAATCGAGAAGCACCAATGAATTGCCACATACGATAAAATTTTGTCTAAATAGTGTAATATCATGATTTATTGCATATATTATGTAATATATAAGGCTATATGTGTTATTCATGAATTTGCAAAAAGTTTTGTTGTTGGGAGTTGGGGTTTGGTGTTTGAAAATTTATAAGTAGGATTTGGTGGTTGAAAATTAAGGGACATAGGAAATCTTGTTTTTGTGAaaggaaatgaattttgttttattttgtctTTGAAATATGGGTACGTGAGGTAGACATGAGTTTTTGGTTGAAAAACTTAGCAAAAATGAACTTTGGATCAAATGTGTGATTATATCTGAGGgactatttttgttaattttaaatGAGAGGGACTCAAAATATTTATGAAAATCTGAGGGGCCAATTTAATAGATTTTCCTAAATGTAGGGGCCACTATAGGTGTCATTTGTGAGGTATAGTAAGACTTGGATCCTTAGGGTTTGGTCGCGTTTGGGCTGGGCATTGGAAAGAGTTAATGGGCCTAAAGCAAACTCGTGCTTGTATGGAGGCCTAAAGTAGCTCGAAGTCCGTGTAGGTGATCCAATTAATAACAGATTGAATATGGGCAGGGCGACTTGCCGAAAGTGACCATAGCTCTGCCCGATTAACATTAGAAATGGCGACGGATCGGGAGTGGATGGGGAACGTTGCCCAAACATTTCTCCCGCAACCGCCCCGATTACCCATTCCCCCCGCCCCAGCTCACACGTCCTGCAAGtgtacaaaaaaataaatgtataattaataatttagtataaatgtattattataattaattaataatttatattagtataaatatatgattattagtataattaataatattaattatattacatatacataATCTAATACTTATAacaaataatttctattagGTGGGTGATGGTGCGGGGTTATAGTTGCCTGTCCTCCTGCCCCATTTTTTAGCAGGGGAGAAGATGACCCCCACCTCATCCCTAGGTATGTCAATAGATCGAGTATTACCCAAATCCAATCAAGATCTAATATATTTGGATaaggtttggatttaatttatTAAATCCAGATCCTATCCAGACTCATATCTTATAAGAGAGTCGTGAATTTGGGTAGGGCCTGGTTTCCTAAATTTCATATCCAAATCTAAACACATATCAGATTTTATCCAGATCCATacatatttaattaaataatatatatattagaaattttataaaataatataatgATTATTGGAACGAATACAGTAAGATTTTTATGGCATTGGAATTTGGATTTAGTGTTCGTGGTTGGGTGATTGATGAAATTCGTGCCAAATTACTTCTAGATATGGTTGAAACATTAGTGACTACTGATGATTAGattgaatcaaagaaaaaatgagtaagtgctTATAAATCTTcttattctattatttatttgtcATCGGTCCTTAATCAAATGATTTTTATCTCATTTACTATTTTAGTACTGGATTGCGAGACATCTACCAACATTGATGTTTAAGTAAGAAAAAGAGGTACAcaattacatttttttaataagactaaatatttatatatgttatgGTTGTTTTCTTTGTTAAAAACTAATCATAGTTGTCATTGTAATTGgtacaaactttttcaagaaaaggagaaagggTAAAggcaaacaaatgaaatattgaTATGAATGCAGTTGAATATTTAAAagggttaaaaataaaaagtccCATGTGGTATACCTAATACGCAGAAAAGCCTCCCGTGGTTTCAAAACATATAAAACAACACcttatgttttgaactaaattgtaaactaaccgaattcgttaaatttaacgaaaaTGACGGTTTCGGCCATTAAACTTACCTGATTCCGTTAAGTTTACCATTAAATTTAAAGGATTCTATTAAGTTTTCCGTTAAATTTACTGGATTCTGTTAAGTTTAATgaattctgttagtttacaatttagttcgaaacatgaggtgtcgttttgtatattttgaaaccacgaagagtttttctgtgtattaggtatactattgaagtttttttttgtttttaaccctatttaaaaataaatagaagtagtcaataataattcgttttttgagttcaaaatattgCAGTCAatttgttgaatgttaattttattatttgaaaacaaaaattggatggtattttctattatttatgaactctatatatttttaatacatTTTTACTTTGATATTTTCAGAAAATACCCATAGATGCCCATTGGATACCCACATCCATAAGGATCTGGATATCAACTTACTTTTTTAGACCCAAAAGGGTCTGAATCTGGATCTGGATCTAACTAAATTAAATGAATCTGAATCTAGATCAAAGGGATCCAATCCAAACCCTACCCATTGAGATACATACTCATCTCATACCCCATTAATCCACCGTGGGGTGGGGTCGGTGCCGCCCCGATTACCACCCTTAATTAACATGCAATAGTGTGCTTGATtagtagattatttggaatgatactaaaagtcttttttttaatagaatAAAATAGTTATTAGAAAGATagaaaaaagtaattaaaaatacgTAATTATAATGCAATTAAACAATTTTTTACAGGTTAAGGGCTGTGAACTTTTGGATATCATGCACCATTTCAAGCCAACGTTTGAACATAGATTCTCCATTTACACAAGGAAAGatattgaattttttgatttcATTACACCAACGTTTGGTAGAAAATATACGTGATGCCCATTTCTACTAGAATTTCATGCAAACTCACCAATGAG
This window encodes:
- the LOC113702403 gene encoding large ribosomal subunit protein uL24z-like, translated to MKYNPRVSSSRRKSRKAHFTAPSSVRRVLMSAALSTDLRTKYNVRSMPVRKDDEVQVVRGTYRGREGKVVQVYRKKWVIHIERITREKVNGSTVNVGIHPSNVVITKLRLDKDRKSLLERKAKGRAAADKDKGTKFTAEDIMQSVD